Within the Streptomyces sp. YIM 121038 genome, the region AGAAGCCGGACTCCCACGACATCTGCTTCATCGCCGACGGCGACACCCAGGGCTTCCTCGCCGGCCGCCTCGGCAAGGCGGAGGGCGACATCGTCGACGAGTCCGGCGCCGTCCTCGGCACCCACGAGGGCGCGTACGGCTTCACCATCGGCCAGCGCAAGGGCCTGCGGATCGGCACCCCCGCCCCCGACGGCAAGCCGCGCTACGTCCTGGACATCTCGCCCGTGAACAACACGGTGACGGTCGGCCCCGCCGCCGCCCTCGACGTGACCGCCCTGACCGCCCTCAAGCCCCGCTGGTGCGGCACGGCCCCCTCCGGAGCGGGCGCGTACACCGCCCAGCTGCGCGCCCACGGCGACGAGACCCCGGTCACGGCGGAGCTGACCTCCGACGGCGAGCTGCGGGTCTCCTTCACCGAGCCGGTCCGCGGCGTCGCCCCCGGCCAGGCGATCGTCCTGTACGACGGCACGCGCGTGGTCGGCTCGGCCACGATCGCCACGACGGACCGGGCCGCGGCCGCCGTCTGACCCCCGGGGGCGCGTTTACCGCGCGTTGACCGACCGTGGATCACCCTGCGGTGACATGTCGGCATGATCTTCAGTAGAACCCCGGCGGGTGCCGCCGGGCGCGGAGCGTCCCTGTTCGCCGCGGCCCTCGCCGCCACCATCGCCTTCGGCCCGCTGGCGACCGGCGCCTCGGCCGCGCCGCGCCCGGACACCGCGTCGCCGTCCACGCCCATGCTGGCCCACCCGGGCCCCTCGAAGTCCGTCCAGCCGAAGAAGGGCAGCAAGGTCCCCACGCTGCCGTCGGCGCCCCTCAAGGGCCTGCCCACGCTCCAGGAGGCCAAGAAGAAGGGCCTCGTCTCGGGACCGGTCAAGTCCCGGGGCGGGGTGAAGGTGCGGTCCTTCCCCGATGCGAACTGTTCCGAACCGCCGCAGGGGTCGGGCTACCACGACTACCTCAAGGCCGGTGAGTGCCTCACCCCGGGCAAGTACATCGCCGCGTACATCCACACGCTGATGTGGTACGAGCTGTGGGTCCAGGACGACGGGAACGTCGTCCTCTACAAGAACGACACGTGGTACAAGCCCGTGTGGCAGACCAACACCCGCGGCTGGAACGTGTCGCTGTGGATGCAGCGGGACGGCAACGTCGTCGTCTACGACGCGCACGGCAACCCCCTGTGGTCCCTGGGGACGCACGGATGCGGCGACTGGGGAGCGTGGCTACGGGTCCAGGCGGACGCCAACCTCGTTCTCTACGACCGTAACTGGGGCCCCCTCTGGGCGCGCTTCGACGGCCCCTCCACCCGCCCGTGCTGACGAAAGCCGACGCCTCCATGAACCGCCGCACCTCCCTGATCACCACGGCGCTCGCCGCCGTCCTCGCCCTGGGCTGTCTGGCCCCCGCCGCGACGGCCCAGGCGCGCCCCGACGCCACCCGGGCGAGCGCCCCCACAGTGCCCCACCCGGTCCCCCCGAAGTCCGTCCGGCCGAAGAAGGGCGACAAGGTCCCCACGCTGCCGTCGGCGCCCCTCAAGGGCCTGCCCACGCTCCAGGAGGCCAAGAAGAAGGGGCTCCTCTCGGGGCCGGTGCGCCCCCGGGGCGCGGTGAAGCCGCTGGCCTTCCCCGACTCCGGCTGCTCCACGCCGCCGCAGGGCTGGGGTTACCACGACTACCTCAAGCCCGGTGAGTGCCTGACCCAGAACAAGTACATCGCCGTCCACGTCACGAAGAACGTCGGGCACTGGTACGAGCTGTGGGTCCAGGACGACGGCAACGTCGTCCTCTACAGCCACTCCCTCAGCGTGTACACCCCGCTCTGGGACACCGACACCCGTGGCTGGAACGTGTCCCTGTGGATGCAGCGGGACGGCAACGTCGTCGTCTACGACGGGCAGGGCAGGCCCCTGTGGTCCCTGGGGACGCACGGGTGCGGCAGCAGGGGGGCGTGGCTGCGCATCCAGGAAGACGCCAACATGGTCCTGTACGACCGCGACTGGCGGGCGCTCTGGGCGCGCTACGACGGCCCCTCGTCGCGCCCCTGCTGAGCCGCTGGGCGCCGCCTGAAGCCGCCTGAAGGGAGCGCGGCCGGTCAGGTCACCTGGAGCACGATCTTGCCCTGGGTGCGGCCGCGCTCCCCGTAGGCGTGGGCCTCGGCCGCGTCCTTCAGGGGCAGGACCTTCGCGATCTCCGCGCGCAGCTTGCCCTCCTCCACCAGGCGGGCGATCTCCAGCATGCCGTGGCGGTCGGGCTCGACGACCGTCCAGCCGGTGTGCACGCCCAGCGCCTCGGCCCGCGCGGCGTCGGGGAGCCCGCCCGGGTCGGGGAGGGTGACCAGGTGGCCGCCCCTGCGCAGGACGGGCAGCGACCGGGGGCCGTACGCGCCGCCGACGCCGTCCAGGACGACGTCCACGTCCCGCACCGCCGCCGCGAAGTCCGTCGTCGTGTAGTCGATCAGCTCGTCCGCGCCCAGGCCCCGCAGGAAGTCGTGCTTGTCGGCCCGTGCCGTGCCGATGACGTACGCCCCGTGCGCCTTGGCGATCTGCACGGCCAGGTGGCCCACGCCGCCCGCGGCCGCGTGGATCAGGACCCGCTGCCCGGCGCGCAGGCCCGCCGTCTCCACCAGGCCCTGCCAGGCGGTCAGCGCGGCCAGGGGCAGGGCGGCCGCCTGGACGTGGTCGACGGCGGCGGGCTTGCGCGCGAAACGGCGCGCGGGCGCCGTCACGTACTCGGCGTAGCCGCCCGCCTGCTCCGGGAAGCGCGGCATGCCGAACACCTCGTCGCCGGTCGCGAAGAGGGTCACCCCGGGGCCCACGGCCTCGACGGTCCCCGAGACGTCGTAGCCGAGGATCGGCGTGTCGCCCCAGGTGCCGAACTCGCCCGCGGCGCGGGTCTTCCAGTCGACGGGGTTCACCCCGGCCGCGTGCACCTTGACCAGGATCTCCGTCAGTCCGGGCACGGGGCGGTCCACCTCCACGGGGACCAGGACGTCGGGGGCGCCCCACGCGCGCGGGCTGACGGCACGCATGGTCGGGCGGGTCGGGCGGGTCGGGCGGTCGCTGGGCGAGCTCATTGAACGTGTCCTTTGCGGTGAGCGGACGCCGGAGTTCCGGCGCATGCCCACCAGCGTGCGGCCCCGCGGCCCGCCGCAGTGCTGGCAGCCTGGCCATCATGTGACAGGATCTGGCCATGAGCACGTCCCCCGCACCCGACCGTCCCCACCGCGTCGCCGTCCTCGCCCTGGACGGCGTCTACGCCTTCGAGCTGGGCATTCCCTCACGCGTCTTCGGCAACGCGGAGGACGCCGCGGGGCGGCCGCTGTACGAGGTCGTGGTGTGCACGGCCGACGGGCGCCCGGTGCGGACGGACGCGGGCTTCTCCGTGGCCGCCGAGCACGGCCCCGAGGCCCTCGGGCACGCGGACACCGTGGTGATCCCGCCCGCGGCCCCCTGCGACCGGGCGACGGCCGCCGACGGGCTGCCCGCGCCCCTGGCCGCCGCGCTCGGCCGGGTGCGCCCGGGCACGCGCCTGGTGTCGTTCTGCAGCGCCTCGTTCGTCCTCGCGGCGGCCGGTCTCCTGGACGGGCGGCCCGCGACCACGCACTGGCAGGTCGCCGAGCAGTTCCGGCGCGAGTTCCCGCGCGTGCGCCTCGACGAGGACGTCCTGTTCGTGGACGACGGCGACATCCTCACCTCCGCGGGCGTCGCCGCCGGGGTGGACCTCTGTCTGCACCTGGTGCGCCGCGACCACGGCAGCGCCGTCGCCAACCACGTGGCCCGGCGCTGCGTGGTCCCGCCGTGGCGCGACGGCGGGCAGGCGCAGTACATCGAACGGCCCGTCCCGGAGCCGACGGTCGCCACCACGGCGCCCACGCGCGCGTGGGCGCTCGAACGCCTCCAGGAGCCGCTGACGCTCGGCGAGATGGCGGACCACGCCCGCATGAGCCTGCGCACGTTCACGCGCCGGTTCCGCGACGAGGTGGGCACCACGCCGGGCCGCTGGCTCACGGGCCAGCGCATCGAGGTGGCCCGCCACCTCCTGGAGAGCAGCGACCTGCCCATCGACCTGGTGGCCCACCGCGCGGGCTTCGGCACCGCCAACTCCCTGCGCCAGCACATGCGGTCCGTGCTCGGCGTGTCACCGGCGGCGTACCGCAGGACGTTCGCGGCCGTCCCTCAGGAGGCCCGCGCCACCTCCTCGGTCGCGTAGAAGCACAGGTGGTCCTTGATCTCGGCCACCTCGGCCTTGGGGTCCGGATACGCCCACACCTGGTCCTCGCCGCCGGGCAGCGACCAGTACGAGGCCGTGCCCTTGAACGGGCAGTACGTGTGCGTGCCGGACGGCGTGAGCAGATCGGTGCGCACGTCCTCCGGCGGCAGGTAGTAGCGCACCGGACAGCCCGTCTCGCGCAGCACCAGGGGGCGCTTGCTCTCCGCCACGACCTGTCCGTCGTGCTCCACGCGCACGTGCTGGGTGCCCTGCTCGATGGTGATGCGATGTCCTGCGGTCACGGTCATCCCTTTCGCCGGGGTCGCCTCGTCTGTGCCGGGGGCGCTCCGTACAGCGCGCGGGGCGGCGCACTTCTTCCGCGGCCCCCGGGGCGCCCGTGGCGAACCGTACGGTAGGGCGCATGAACATCTGCGTCTTCCTCTCCGCGGCCGACCTGCCCGAGACCTACACCCGCCCCGCCCGCCAGTTCGCCGAGCTGCTCGGCAAGGGCGGCCACACCCTGGTGTGGGGCGGCTCCGACACGGGCCTGATGAAGGTCGTGGCGGACGGTGTGCACGAGACGGGCGGGCGGCTCACCGGCGTGTCGGTGGACTTCCTCGCCGCCAAGGCCAGGACCGGCGTCGACGACATGGTGATAGCCAGGGACCTCGCCGAGCGCAAGGCGCTGCTCCTGGAGAAGGCCGACGCGGTCGTCGTCATGGTCGGCGGCACCGGCACCCTCGACGAGGCCACCGAGATCCTGGAGCTGAAGAAGCACGGCCGCACCACCAAGCCGGTCGTGCTGCTCAACACGGCGGGGTTCTACGACGGGTTGCGGGAACAGTTCCGCCGCATGGAGGACGAGGGCTTCCTGCCGGTGCCGCTGACCGACCTGGTCTTCTTCGCGGAGGAGCCGGTGGGCGCCCTGGCGTACCTGGAGGAGTCCCTGGGAGTGCGCTGAGGCGCCGGGGGCCCCGGGACGGCGCGGACGGCGCACACGGGCACGCGGGCCCGGCGGGAGCGCCCCGCTGCCACCGGCTCGCTCCCGGCTGCCCGCCGCACCCCGCCGCCGGGCGCCCCGCCCCGGCTCGCATCCGGGAGCGCGCGGCCGGAATGCGACCATAAGCGCATGGCAACTCATGTGATCACCGGGGCGGGCTCCGGCATCGGGGCCGCAGTGGCCCGCCGTCTCCACGCGCGCGGGGACGCCCTCGTGCTGCACGCGCGCGACGCGGGCCGCGCCAAGGAGCTCGCCGCCCAGTTCCCGGGCGCGAGCACCCTCGTCGGCGACCTGAACGACCCGGACAAGCTCTCCTGGGCCTTCTCCCACCAGACGCTCCCGGACCGCGTGGACTCCCTGCTCCACATCGCCGGCGTCGTCGACCTCGGCCCGGTCGGCGACCTCACCCCCAAGGCCTGGCGCCACCAGCTGAACGTGAACCTGATCGCGCCCGCCGAGCTGACCCGGCACTTCCTGCCCCAACTCCGCGTCTCCCAGGGACACGTGCTCTTCGTGAACTCCGGCGCGGGCCTGCACGCGGGCGCCGAGTGGTCCGCGTACGCCGCCTCCAAGCACGGCCTGAAAGCCCTGGCGGACTCCCTGCGCCAGGAGGAGCACGGCAACGGCGTCCGCGTCACCTCCGTGTACCCCGGCCGCACCGCGAGCCCGATGCAGGTCAAGGTGCACCAGCAGGAGGGCAAGGAGTACGACGCCGCGCGGTGGATCGACCCCGAGTCCGTGGCGACGACGATCCTGATGGCCCTCGACCTGCCGCGCGACGCGGAGGTCAACGACCTGACGGTGCGGCCCGGACGGTGAGCACGGCGGTGAGCACCGAGGACACCTGGACCCTGGGCCCGGCCACCGGCGTCGGCTCGATGCCCGGCGGCGACGCCCGGGAGAGCGCGAAGACCGTCACCGGCACCTTCGAGACCCCCGAGCAGGGCATCCCGTACCTGCCGGAGCTGCCCGCGCGCGGCCCCGGCGCCGACATGATCGGCCGCACCGCGGGGCTGCTCGTCGAGCTGTACGCGCGCGTGGAGCCCAGCGGCTGGCGGGTCGGCGACCGGCCGGGACGGGACACGCGGCGCGCGGTGTCCTGGCTCGGCGAGGACCTCGACGCCCTGGAGGAGTTCACCCAGGGCTACGAAGGCCCCCTGAAGGTCCAGGTCGTCGGCCCGTGGACGCTCGCCGCCGCCCTGGAGCTGAGGAACGGCGAGGCGATGGTCTCCGACCCCGGCGCCTGCCGGGACCTGGCCGGGTCCCTCGCCGAGGGCCTGCGCGCCCACCTCGCGCAGGTGCGCAAGCGGGTGCCGGGCGCCCGGCTCGTGCTCCAGCTCGACGAGCCGTCGCTGACCGCCGTGCTGCGCGGCCGGATCAAGACCGCCAGCGAGTACCGCACCCACCGCGCCGCGGACCGCCAGGTCGTGGAGAGCGCCCTGCGCGACGTCATGGCCGTGCACGACGGCCCGGTCGTCGTGCACTCCTGCGCGCCGGACGTGCCCTTCGCGCTGCTGCGCAGGGCGGGCGCGCACGGCCTGTCGTTCGACTTCTCGCTTCTCACCGAGCGTGACGACGAGGTCCTGGGCGAGGCCGTCGAGGCCGGGACGAAGCTGTTCGCCGGTGTCGTGCCGGGCACGGACGGTCCATTGTCAGACCCTGCCGGTAGCGTCATGGGTGTCAGGACGCTCTGGCGCAGGCTGGGGCTGAATCCGGGGTCGCTCGCGGAGTCGGTCACGGTCACGCCGTCGTGCGGTCTCGCGGGTGCTTCGCCCGCATATGCCCGGGCGGCGCTCGCGCACTGCGTCCGGGCGGCGAGATCGCTCGCGGACTCTCCTGAGTGACGCTGAGCAACTGGGTCTGAAGGTAACGGGAGGACGAGACGGTGGCTGTCGAACAGGAAGGCGCGGTGCCGGCGAAGGCGCGCGAGCAGCACGCCCAGCTGGCCGAGCGGATCGAGGAGCACCGCTTCCGGTACTACGTGAAGGACCAGCCGGTCATCAGCGACGCCGAGTTCGACAAGCTGCTGCGCTCGCTGGAAGCCCTGGAGGAGCAGCACCCGGAGCTGCGCACACCGGACTCGCCGACCCAGAAGGTCGCCGGGGCGTACGAGACGGACTTCGCCTCCGTCGAGCACCGCGAGCGCATGCTCTCCCTGGACAACGCCTTCGACGACGAGGAGCTGGCCGCCTGGGCCGACCGCGTCGCCAAGGACGTCGGCTCCCCGGACTACCACCTGCTGTGCGAGCTGAAGGTCGACGGCCTCGCGGTCAACCTGACGTACGAGCAGGGCAGGCTCACCCGCGCCGCCACCCGCGGCGACGGCCGCACCGGCGAGGACATCACGCCGAACGTGCGCACCATCGCCGACATCCCCGACCGCCTCCAGGGCGACCGCGTCCCGGCCCTCGTGGAGATCCGCGGCGAGGTCTTCTTCCCCATGGAGAAGTTCCAGGAGCTCAACGCCCGCCTGGTCGAGGCGGGCGACAAGCCCTTCGCCAACCCGCGCAACGCGGCGGCGGGTTCGCTGCGCCAGAAGGACCCCCGCGTCACCGCCACGCGTCCGCTGCACATGGTGGTGCACGGCATCGGCGCCCGCGAGGGCCTCGACATCGACCGCCTCTCGCAGGCGTACGACCTGCTGCGCGAGTGGGGCCTGCCCACCGCCCGGCACAACAAGGTCGTCGAAGGCCTCGACGGCGTGCGCGAGTTCATCACGTACTTCGGGGAGAACCGCCACTCCGTGGAGCACGAGATCGACGGCGTCGTCGTCAAGCTCGACGAGATCCCGCTCCAGGGCCGCCTCGGCTCCACCTCGCGCGCCCCGCGCTGGGCCATCGCGTGGAAGTACGCGCCGGAGGAGGTCAACACCAAGCTGATCGACATCAGGGTCGGCGTCGGCCGCACCGGCCGCGTCACGCCCTACGCCCAGGTCGAGCCCGTCACCGTCGCGGGCTCGGAGGTCGAGTTCGCCACGCTGCACAACCAGGACGTGGTCAAGGCCAAGGGCGTCTTCATCGGCGACACCGTCGTGATCCGCAAGGCGGGCGACGTCATCCCGGAGATCCTCGGCCCCGTCGTCGACCTGCGCGACGGCAGCGAGCGCGCGTTCGTCATGCCCGCCGAGTGCCCCGAGTGCGGCACGGCCCTTAGGGCCATGAAGGAGGGCGACATCGACCTTCGCTGCCCGAACGGCCAGACCTGCCCCGCCCAGCTGCGCGAGCGCCTCTTCTACCTCGCGGGCCGCAAGTGCCTGGACATCGAGAACTTCGGCTATGTGGCCGCCGCCGCGCTCACCCGCCCCCTGGAGCCCGCGACGCCCCCGATCCTCGACGAGGGCGACATCTTCGACCTGAAGGTCGAGGAGCTGCTCCCCATCAAGTCGTACGTCCTCGACCAGGACTCGGGCCTGCCCAAGCGGGACCCGAAGACCGGCGAGGAGAAGGTCGTGACCTTCTTCGCCAACCAGAAGGGCGAGCCGAAGAAGAACACCCTCGCCATGCTGGAGAACATCCAGGCCGCCAAGGAGCGTCCGCTGGCCCGGATCCTCACCGGCCTGTCCATCCGCCACGTGGGCCCCGTGGCCGCCGAGGCGCTCGCCCGCGAGTTCCGCTCCATCGACCGCATCGAGCAGGCCACGGAGGAGGAGCTGGAGGCCACCGACGGCGTCGGCCCGATCGTCGCGAAGTCTCTGAAGGAGTGGTTCGCCGAGGACTGGCACCAGGAGATCATCCGTAAGTGGCGGGCCGCGGGCGTCCGCATGGAGGAGGAGGGCGGTGGCGAGGACGAGGGCCCGCGCCCCCTCGAAGGCCTCACCGTCGTAGTCACCGGAACGCTGCAGAACTACACGCGGGATGGCGCGAAAGAGGCGCTCCAGAGCCGCGGAGCCAAAGTCACCGGTTCCGTTTCAAAGAAGACCGGATTCGTCGTGGTGGGGGACAACCCCGGCTCGAAGTACGACAAGGCCATGCAAGTGAAGGTTCCCGTACTCGATGAGGACGGCTTCGCGGTCCTGCTGGAACAAGGGGCGGACGCCGCCCGGGAAGCCGCGCTTCCGACCGAAGAATAGCGGTTGAAGGCCACCCGTTCAGCGCATACCAGATGCATACGGGTGGCCGGGTCGCATTCGGGCAACCGTAGACGACCGCTGCCCGTGGAAGCCTTCTGCGGCCTACTGTTGAGGTGTGCGCCTGCCGTGCCCCGCATGCGGACGGGGTGTTCCCCTGCTCGTGTCGTGGAGAGCCGGGGGAAGGGTTTTCAGACGCGGCTGTCAGGACGTGAGTCCGCGTGGCGTGGGCACCGCCGGCTGTGAGAGGGACGGGAATGGAACCGACCGAGAGCGTCGCCCCGGACTCATGGCTGCGGTCGCGCCTGCGGCGCGGGCTCGGCGGGTGGCGGTGCCGCCGCGCCGCCCGGTCGGCCGCGGGCGCCCCCGCCGACACCGACGAGCGGGCCGAACGGCCCGCCCAGGCACCCGAGATCCGTCCCAGGGAGCGGGCGTGGACACACGGCGGCACCCTCCTCGACGACGGCGCCCCAGCGGCCTGGGGGGCGTCTCCCGGCTGCGGAACGGGCTTTTCCGGCCCAGCTGGTGCCGTACAGGGGGGAGTAACGGGCATTCGGGGTACGGCAGTTGGTGAGGGACCGGAAGCAGGCGGGCGGGACGCGCCCGGGCGGGGCGGCGGAGGTCGAGGAACGTCAGGCCCGGCGGAGGCTGGTGTGACGGCGAGTGCCGAAGACGCGCGGCGGAGTGCGGCCGGTGGTGCCGCCGGCCCTGCCCCCGTGCGGGAGGTGGCGGGCGGCGCGAGCGGCGCCCCCGCCGTGCGTGGTGCGACGGGCGCGGGCGCCCCGGGAGCGCGGGCCGCGGCAGCCGGGCCCGCCGCCGGACCGTCCGGTGTGCGGGGCGCGGTGAGCGCGGCCGCGGGCGGGCCCGGCGCCGCGCGAGGGAGCACGGCCGGACGGCGCGGACGGTGGCGCGGCGGGCCCGGCGCGCACGAGCGGGCCGCGGACCAGCCGGACGGCCTGGACGGTCTCGACGGCCTCGACGGCATGGAGCAGGACGGCCGCGGCTGGCAGCTGCTGCCCATGGCCGTCGTCGCGGCCGCCGCGATCGTCCTCGGTACCGGCTTCTTCCACGCCTTCACCGGCGGCCACCCGCTGTTCCCCTCCGGCACGGTCGGCTGGTCGCTCGCCGTCCTGACCGGCCTCATCGTCGGCCACCTCGTCGCGCTCGGCCGCGACCGCTGGTGGGGCGGCACCGGCTCCGGCGGCGCGCTCACCGTCGCGGTCCTGCTGCTGTACGGCTGGATGCCCGCGGGCATGGTCAGCCTCACCGTCGTCGTCCTCGTCGGGGTCGCGCGCCGCCACCGCTGGCGCCAGGGCGTGCTGCACGGCGCCGTCGACATCCTGGGCATCGGCGCGGGCGCGCTCACGCTGGCCGCGTTCGGCACCGCACCGGCGGCCGACGCGCCCTGGAATCCCGAGAGTTGGGACCTGTACACGGCGCCCGAGGTGGGCCTCGTCGCCGTCGCGTATCTGGCCGTCACCCGCGTCCTGCTCTGGTACGTGCACGCCCCGCGCACCGGCGCGCTGCCCACCGTCACCCGCACCGCGCTGGTCCGCCAGGGCCTGCTCGGCGTGGCCCTGCTCGGCATCGCCCCGCTGATCTGCGTCGTCGCGATGTCGCTTCCGCTGCTCCTGCCGCTGTTCACGATCCCGCTCGTCGCGCTCGACTCCACGCTGTGGATCGCCCGCGCCAGAGCGGAGGAGCAGCTGCGCGACCCGCTCACCGGACTGCCCAACCGGCAGTGGCTCCTGGAGCGGACCTGGACGGCCCTGGACGACGCGGAGCGCATCGGCGCCCGCTCCGCCCTGATGCTGATCGACATGGACCGCTTCCGCTCGGTCAACGACACCCTCGGACACCTCGCGGGCGACCGGCTGCTGCTCCAGATCGCCGACCGGCTGCGGCTCGCGCTGCCGCGCGGCGCGGAGGCGGCCCGGCTCGGCGGCGACGAGTTCGCGGTGCTGCTGCCCGTCGCCGACTCCACCACGTCCGCGCAGCGCGTCGCCCGCCAGCTCGTCGGCGCGCTCGGCTCCCCGCTGGACCTCGACGGCCTCACCCTGGTCCTGGAGGCGAGTGCCGGACTCGCCGTCTTCCCCGACCACGCGCTCGACGCGGAGGGCCTGCTGCGCCGCGCGGACGTCGCGATGTACCAGGCCAAGCGGGACCGTACGGGCGTGGAGGTGTACGAGTCCAAGCGCGACTCCAACACCCCCGACCGCCTGGGCCTGTTGGGCGATCTGCGCCGCGCCCTCGACGCGGGCGACGTGGAGCTGCACTACCAGCCGAAGGTCCGCTTCGACGGCGAGGTGGCGGGCCTGGAGGCCCTGGTGCGCTGGGTGCACCCCGAGCGCGGCAAGGTGCCGCCGGACGAGTTCATCGCCATCGCCGAGTCGTCGGGCCTCATGCCGCACCTGACCGAGTACGTCCTGGAGTCGGCCCTCGCCCAGGTCGCCAGATGGCGCTCCCAGGGCCTGAACGTGCCCGTCGCGGTGAACGTGTCACCGCGCGACGTGCACACCCCCGGCTTCGCGGGCGCCGTCGCCGCGCGCCTGGCCCGCCACGGGGTGCCCGCGGGCGCGCTCCAGCTGGAGATAACGGAACACGTGCTCCTCGAGGACCCGCAGCGCGCCGCGGACACCCTCGCCGGGCTCACCGGGCACGGCGTGAAGATGTCCCTCGACGACTTCGGTACGGGGTACTCCTCCCTGGTGCATCTGCGCCGCCTGCCGGTGAGCGAGCTGAAGATCGACCGCTCCTTCGTGGCGCGGCTCGCCGTCGACACCGAGGACGCCGAGATCGTGCGCTGCACCGTCGACCTCGCCCACTCCCTCGGGCTGCTCGTCGTCGCCGAGGGCGTCGAGGACGACGAGACCTGGGAGCGGCTGCGGGACCTCGGCTGCGACGCGGTGCAGGGGTGGCTCGTCGCCGCGGCGATGCCGCCCAGCGAGACCACGGCCTGGCTGCGCGCCCGCGGCGAGGGCGCCACGCACCGGCCCGTCGACCCGGCGCCCGGGCCCGCCGCGCCCGACCCGGCGCCGCCGTCGCCCAGCCGCGCGGTGCAGTGACCCGGCGGGCGCGGGCCGCGTTCAGCGCGCCGCGCGCTCGTCCGCACGGACCGGACCCGCCGGGTCCACCATCGCTTCGCGGCTCGTCCGTCCGCCCGGGACGGTCCTGACCGGCCGTGGCCGGAACGCCACGGCGGCCCACACCACGAAGCCGACGCCCAGCCACACGTACGCGTTGCCCACGACCACGTGGAACGGATCCCACTGGAGCTCGCGCTGCCAGTGCGGCACGTACCAGAGGAGGCCGTACGGCAGGAGCGGGCGGGACGGGTCCCAGGTGCCGAAGCCATCGATACGGATCGGCCACGCCGCGAACAGCGCGAACAGGCCAGCCGTCCATAGCCACGCCG harbors:
- a CDS encoding helix-turn-helix domain-containing protein yields the protein MSTSPAPDRPHRVAVLALDGVYAFELGIPSRVFGNAEDAAGRPLYEVVVCTADGRPVRTDAGFSVAAEHGPEALGHADTVVIPPAAPCDRATAADGLPAPLAAALGRVRPGTRLVSFCSASFVLAAAGLLDGRPATTHWQVAEQFRREFPRVRLDEDVLFVDDGDILTSAGVAAGVDLCLHLVRRDHGSAVANHVARRCVVPPWRDGGQAQYIERPVPEPTVATTAPTRAWALERLQEPLTLGEMADHARMSLRTFTRRFRDEVGTTPGRWLTGQRIEVARHLLESSDLPIDLVAHRAGFGTANSLRQHMRSVLGVSPAAYRRTFAAVPQEARATSSVA
- a CDS encoding TIGR00730 family Rossman fold protein, with the protein product MNICVFLSAADLPETYTRPARQFAELLGKGGHTLVWGGSDTGLMKVVADGVHETGGRLTGVSVDFLAAKARTGVDDMVIARDLAERKALLLEKADAVVVMVGGTGTLDEATEILELKKHGRTTKPVVLLNTAGFYDGLREQFRRMEDEGFLPVPLTDLVFFAEEPVGALAYLEESLGVR
- a CDS encoding NADP-dependent oxidoreductase, translated to MSSPSDRPTRPTRPTMRAVSPRAWGAPDVLVPVEVDRPVPGLTEILVKVHAAGVNPVDWKTRAAGEFGTWGDTPILGYDVSGTVEAVGPGVTLFATGDEVFGMPRFPEQAGGYAEYVTAPARRFARKPAAVDHVQAAALPLAALTAWQGLVETAGLRAGQRVLIHAAAGGVGHLAVQIAKAHGAYVIGTARADKHDFLRGLGADELIDYTTTDFAAAVRDVDVVLDGVGGAYGPRSLPVLRRGGHLVTLPDPGGLPDAARAEALGVHTGWTVVEPDRHGMLEIARLVEEGKLRAEIAKVLPLKDAAEAHAYGERGRTQGKIVLQVT
- the ligA gene encoding NAD-dependent DNA ligase LigA, translating into MAVEQEGAVPAKAREQHAQLAERIEEHRFRYYVKDQPVISDAEFDKLLRSLEALEEQHPELRTPDSPTQKVAGAYETDFASVEHRERMLSLDNAFDDEELAAWADRVAKDVGSPDYHLLCELKVDGLAVNLTYEQGRLTRAATRGDGRTGEDITPNVRTIADIPDRLQGDRVPALVEIRGEVFFPMEKFQELNARLVEAGDKPFANPRNAAAGSLRQKDPRVTATRPLHMVVHGIGAREGLDIDRLSQAYDLLREWGLPTARHNKVVEGLDGVREFITYFGENRHSVEHEIDGVVVKLDEIPLQGRLGSTSRAPRWAIAWKYAPEEVNTKLIDIRVGVGRTGRVTPYAQVEPVTVAGSEVEFATLHNQDVVKAKGVFIGDTVVIRKAGDVIPEILGPVVDLRDGSERAFVMPAECPECGTALRAMKEGDIDLRCPNGQTCPAQLRERLFYLAGRKCLDIENFGYVAAAALTRPLEPATPPILDEGDIFDLKVEELLPIKSYVLDQDSGLPKRDPKTGEEKVVTFFANQKGEPKKNTLAMLENIQAAKERPLARILTGLSIRHVGPVAAEALAREFRSIDRIEQATEEELEATDGVGPIVAKSLKEWFAEDWHQEIIRKWRAAGVRMEEEGGGEDEGPRPLEGLTVVVTGTLQNYTRDGAKEALQSRGAKVTGSVSKKTGFVVVGDNPGSKYDKAMQVKVPVLDEDGFAVLLEQGADAAREAALPTEE
- a CDS encoding methionine synthase, whose product is MSTEDTWTLGPATGVGSMPGGDARESAKTVTGTFETPEQGIPYLPELPARGPGADMIGRTAGLLVELYARVEPSGWRVGDRPGRDTRRAVSWLGEDLDALEEFTQGYEGPLKVQVVGPWTLAAALELRNGEAMVSDPGACRDLAGSLAEGLRAHLAQVRKRVPGARLVLQLDEPSLTAVLRGRIKTASEYRTHRAADRQVVESALRDVMAVHDGPVVVHSCAPDVPFALLRRAGAHGLSFDFSLLTERDDEVLGEAVEAGTKLFAGVVPGTDGPLSDPAGSVMGVRTLWRRLGLNPGSLAESVTVTPSCGLAGASPAYARAALAHCVRAARSLADSPE
- a CDS encoding SDR family oxidoreductase → MATHVITGAGSGIGAAVARRLHARGDALVLHARDAGRAKELAAQFPGASTLVGDLNDPDKLSWAFSHQTLPDRVDSLLHIAGVVDLGPVGDLTPKAWRHQLNVNLIAPAELTRHFLPQLRVSQGHVLFVNSGAGLHAGAEWSAYAASKHGLKALADSLRQEEHGNGVRVTSVYPGRTASPMQVKVHQQEGKEYDAARWIDPESVATTILMALDLPRDAEVNDLTVRPGR
- a CDS encoding DUF427 domain-containing protein, whose protein sequence is MTVTAGHRITIEQGTQHVRVEHDGQVVAESKRPLVLRETGCPVRYYLPPEDVRTDLLTPSGTHTYCPFKGTASYWSLPGGEDQVWAYPDPKAEVAEIKDHLCFYATEEVARAS